The genomic DNA TGTCACCAATTCTGACGGCAATGATGTCGCCGATACATCTCCTACGTTTAAAGTATTGGAGGAAGGTGCTGCGACTTTATCGAAGGAAGAGGCCGGTCGTTTGGCACAACGCCAGATGAAGTTTATCCAGAACTTGCAGGCGGCATTGATCCGGATTGAGAATAAGACATACGGTATTTGCCGCGAGACCGGTAAATTGATCCCGAAAGAAAGATTACGTGCAGTA from Parabacteroides merdae ATCC 43184 includes the following:
- a CDS encoding TraR/DksA family transcriptional regulator is translated as MAEKTRYSDAELEEFRAIILEKLEKAKKDYDLLRSGVTNSDGNDVADTSPTFKVLEEGAATLSKEEAGRLAQRQMKFIQNLQAALIRIENKTYGICRETGKLIPKERLRAVPHATLSIEAKQGGAK